In Pirellula sp. SH-Sr6A, the DNA window TAGGAAGTACGACCGGTGATCGGTCCTAAAAGCCAAAAGCCGAACAGTACCAACCTTCTATCGCTTCGGAACAAAGCGCGTCGCGAAGGGTGGCTCAAGTATGTTCGCGAGGGATCTGGGGAGGAAGCCGACGAGCGAGCAATGCTCGAAGGTTGTGTCTTCGATCAACGTAGAGCCGACCATTGGCTAGAGTTCGCAGATCAACACGGAACTCTTACAGAAGGTGCGTGGGCTGGTCAACCGTTCAGGCTCACGCCATGGCAAGGTGTCTGTTCTTCGCAATTCTTCGGCTGGGTCAAGTACAGCGAAGAGTGGGGTTTCTGGGTCCGTCGGTATCGAATGTGGTACCTCGAGCTCCCGAAAAAGAACGGTAAGACGCCATTCCTATCGTTGCTCGGAAACTACTTGCTGTTCGCTGATTCTGTTGGGTTCGGCGGGGTAATGCGTCAGATCGCTTTGTACCTCGCAGCGACAACGAAGAAGCAAGCACAGAAGTGTTTAATACATGCCATTCGGCAGATTCGCAACAGCCCGACACTCGAAGAAGCCTGCAAGATTAAGAAGCTCGAGGGCTTCTACACCGTCGAGTATGGAGACTCCACGTGGGAAGTGATCGCTGCGGATCCAGCATCGGCAGACGGCGTGAATGGCCATTGCTTGGCGGACGAGTTCCACCGATGGAAAGGATTCGAGTTTTACAACGCATTAAAGTGGATGCTTGCTTCACAGCCGGAGGGCGCATTCATCGCCTGTACCACCGCAGGGGAAGAGGGCGAAAACGTTTGCAAATACACACACGACCATGCGGTCGATGTGAATTGCGGGCGCGTGATCGACGAAACGTTTCTCGGTACCGTGTATGGACTTAGCCAGGACGATGACCCACATGACGAAGAGAACTGGAAGAAGGCGAACCCTTCACTCGGTACCGACAGAGATTCCCCACTCAAACTAAGTACCTTCCGCGCCGACTATTTAGCCGCGAAGGACGATCCATCGACATGGTCGGATTTCAAACGATTGCGGCTGGGGATTTGGGCAACCTCTTCCAATAGTTGGATCGCTTCCTCTCTCCCACGCGGCCTGCAGGATTGGGATGCTGGGCCAACGGAGCGGAAGAACGCAAAGAAGCGAATCGATTGCTTCAAGAACTACGATG includes these proteins:
- a CDS encoding terminase TerL endonuclease subunit, translating into MIGPKSQKPNSTNLLSLRNKARREGWLKYVREGSGEEADERAMLEGCVFDQRRADHWLEFADQHGTLTEGAWAGQPFRLTPWQGVCSSQFFGWVKYSEEWGFWVRRYRMWYLELPKKNGKTPFLSLLGNYLLFADSVGFGGVMRQIALYLAATTKKQAQKCLIHAIRQIRNSPTLEEACKIKKLEGFYTVEYGDSTWEVIAADPASADGVNGHCLADEFHRWKGFEFYNALKWMLASQPEGAFIACTTAGEEGENVCKYTHDHAVDVNCGRVIDETFLGTVYGLSQDDDPHDEENWKKANPSLGTDRDSPLKLSTFRADYLAAKDDPSTWSDFKRLRLGIWATSSNSWIASSLPRGLQDWDAGPTERKNAKKRIDCFKNYDDDYLKKIDAVSSSLGLDLASIRDTVSAALSIEDQNGIVWTRIWFWLPEAEARKQAKQINYLRWSEQGFIKLTPGRSIDYPILTADLVEIIRTFHVNEFYYDPHQAEHITQELEAATEAERVEFPQQIIHYGPVVQECERRIIAQRIRHNGNAVMTWQMGNAVAITNTNGFKRLVKNKKGGIQKVDGPQALLMSLQTVASRGVEVDDDGDDDVFTLD